In the genome of Pseudomonas putida, one region contains:
- a CDS encoding S-(hydroxymethyl)glutathione dehydrogenase/class III alcohol dehydrogenase, which yields MIKSRAAVAFEAKKPLEIVEVDVAMPKAGEVLLRVVASGVCHTDAYTLSGADPEGIFPSILGHEGGAIVEAVGEGVTSVAVGDHVIPLYTPECGQCKFCRSGKTNLCQAIRATQGKGLMPDGTTRFSYKGQQLFHYMGTSTFSEYTVLPEISVAKIAKEAPLEKVCLLGCGVTTGIGAVLNTAKVKAGDTVAIFGLGGIGLSAVIGAVKAKASRIIAIDINPAKFEIARQLGATDCVNPKDYDRPIQEVIVDLTDGGVDFSFECIGNVQLMRAALECCHKGWGESVIIGVAGAGQEISTRPFQLVTGRVWRGSAFGGVRGRSELPSYVEMSQKGEIPLDTFITHTMGLEDINKAFDLMHEGKSIRSVIHF from the coding sequence ATGATCAAGTCCCGCGCCGCTGTTGCCTTCGAGGCCAAGAAACCCCTGGAAATCGTCGAAGTCGACGTGGCCATGCCCAAGGCCGGTGAAGTGCTCCTGCGTGTGGTGGCCAGCGGTGTCTGCCACACCGATGCCTACACCCTGTCGGGCGCTGACCCGGAAGGCATCTTCCCGTCGATTCTCGGTCATGAGGGCGGTGCGATCGTCGAAGCCGTGGGCGAGGGCGTCACGTCGGTCGCCGTCGGTGACCATGTGATCCCGCTGTACACCCCCGAATGCGGGCAGTGCAAGTTCTGCCGCTCGGGCAAGACCAACCTGTGCCAGGCTATTCGCGCCACCCAAGGCAAGGGCCTGATGCCTGACGGCACCACCCGTTTCTCCTATAAAGGCCAGCAACTCTTCCACTACATGGGCACCTCGACCTTCTCCGAGTACACCGTGTTGCCGGAAATCTCCGTGGCCAAGATCGCCAAGGAAGCGCCGCTGGAGAAGGTCTGCCTGCTCGGTTGCGGCGTCACCACCGGTATCGGCGCCGTGCTCAACACCGCCAAGGTCAAGGCTGGCGACACCGTGGCCATCTTCGGCCTGGGCGGCATCGGCCTGTCGGCAGTGATCGGTGCGGTGAAGGCCAAGGCCTCGCGCATCATCGCCATCGACATCAACCCGGCCAAGTTCGAGATCGCTCGTCAACTGGGCGCCACCGACTGTGTCAACCCAAAAGACTACGACCGCCCAATCCAGGAAGTGATCGTCGATCTCACCGACGGTGGTGTGGACTTCTCCTTCGAATGTATCGGCAATGTGCAACTGATGCGTGCCGCGCTGGAGTGCTGCCACAAGGGCTGGGGCGAGTCGGTGATCATCGGCGTAGCCGGTGCCGGCCAGGAAATTTCCACCCGTCCGTTCCAGTTGGTGACCGGCCGCGTCTGGCGTGGTTCGGCATTCGGCGGCGTGCGTGGTCGCAGCGAGCTGCCAAGCTACGTGGAAATGTCGCAGAAAGGCGAGATCCCGCTGGATACCTTCATCACCCACACCATGGGCCTGGAGGACATCAACAAAGCCTTTGACCTGATGCATGAAGGCAAGAGCATCCGTAGTGTCATCCACTTCTGA
- a CDS encoding LysR substrate-binding domain-containing protein → MSSRWEGIDEFVAVAESGQFTAAAERLGVSSSHISRQIARLEERLQTRLLYRSTRRVTLSEAGQTFLQHCQRLQDGREEALRAMGDLASEPKGLLRMTCAVAYGERFIVPLVTRFMALYPQLRVEVELSNRTLDLVHEGMDLAIRLGRLQDSRLVATRLAPRRMYLCASPAYLERYGRPHSLSELARHNCLIGSSDLWVLQQDGRELSQRVQGNWRCNSGQAVLDAALLGMGLCQLPDYYVLEHLNSGALVSLLEAHQPPNTAVWALHPQQRHLSPKVRRLVDYLKEGLAGLPEYRQG, encoded by the coding sequence ATGAGCAGTCGCTGGGAAGGCATCGACGAATTCGTCGCGGTGGCCGAATCAGGTCAGTTCACCGCCGCCGCCGAACGTCTGGGTGTTTCCTCGTCCCACATCAGCCGGCAGATCGCCCGCCTGGAAGAGCGCCTGCAAACGCGGCTTCTGTACCGCAGTACCCGGCGGGTGACCCTGAGCGAGGCAGGCCAGACCTTCCTGCAACACTGTCAGCGCTTGCAGGACGGCCGCGAGGAAGCCCTGCGTGCCATGGGCGATCTGGCCAGCGAACCCAAAGGCCTGCTGCGCATGACCTGTGCGGTGGCGTATGGCGAACGCTTCATCGTGCCCCTGGTGACGCGCTTTATGGCCCTGTATCCGCAATTGCGTGTCGAGGTGGAACTGAGCAACCGAACGCTGGACCTGGTGCATGAAGGAATGGACCTGGCGATACGCCTCGGGCGCTTGCAGGACTCACGCCTGGTGGCCACCCGCCTCGCCCCACGGCGCATGTACCTGTGCGCCTCCCCTGCCTACCTTGAGCGCTATGGACGGCCCCACAGTCTGTCGGAACTGGCGCGGCACAACTGCCTGATTGGCAGCTCAGACCTTTGGGTGTTGCAACAGGATGGACGGGAGTTGAGCCAGCGGGTGCAAGGCAATTGGCGCTGCAACAGCGGGCAGGCGGTGCTGGACGCGGCGTTGCTGGGCATGGGGTTATGCCAGTTGCCGGATTACTACGTGCTCGAGCACCTCAACAGCGGTGCACTGGTATCATTGCTCGAAGCGCATCAGCCACCGAACACGGCGGTGTGGGCGCTGCACCCTCAGCAACGGCACTTGTCACCGAAAGTACGGCGACTGGTGGATTATTTGAAGGAAGGGCTGGCGGGGCTGCCCGAGTATCGGCAAGGCTGA
- the ispD gene encoding 2-C-methyl-D-erythritol 4-phosphate cytidylyltransferase: MTQTLPAFWAVIPAAGIGARMAADRPKQYLQLGGQTLLEHSLDCFLDHPALKGVVVSIALDDPYWPGLRCATDPRIQRAAGGRERADSVLNALLLLHAQGAADNDWVLVHDAARPNLARSDLDRLLSELADDPVGGLLAVPARDTLKRADANGRVGATVDRSTIWQAYTPQMFRLGALHRALAECLVSDVVVTDEASAIEWSGQAPRLIEGRSDNIKVTRPEDLEWLRQRWTTRR, encoded by the coding sequence ATGACGCAAACGCTACCGGCTTTCTGGGCCGTGATTCCCGCCGCGGGCATTGGTGCCCGCATGGCTGCCGATCGTCCCAAGCAGTACTTGCAACTGGGCGGGCAGACCCTTCTCGAGCATAGCCTCGACTGTTTTCTCGACCACCCCGCGCTCAAGGGCGTGGTGGTCAGCATTGCCCTCGATGACCCCTATTGGCCTGGCCTGCGCTGTGCCACCGACCCGCGTATCCAGCGGGCGGCCGGTGGTCGCGAGCGGGCAGACTCGGTGCTCAATGCATTGCTGCTGCTGCATGCCCAAGGTGCGGCTGACAACGACTGGGTGCTGGTGCACGACGCGGCGCGACCGAATCTGGCGCGCAGCGATCTGGACCGACTGCTCTCGGAGCTGGCCGATGACCCCGTTGGTGGTTTGTTGGCAGTGCCCGCGCGTGACACGCTCAAGCGCGCCGATGCCAACGGGCGGGTCGGTGCCACGGTGGATCGCAGCACCATCTGGCAGGCCTACACACCGCAGATGTTCCGTCTGGGCGCCTTGCACCGAGCCCTGGCCGAATGCCTGGTCTCCGATGTGGTGGTCACGGACGAGGCCTCGGCCATCGAATGGTCCGGCCAGGCACCGCGCTTGATCGAAGGACGCAGCGACAACATCAAGGTCACCCGCCCGGAAGACTTGGAATGGTTGCGCCAGCGTTGGACGACGCGGCGCTGA
- the ftsB gene encoding cell division protein FtsB, with amino-acid sequence MRSPYWLFLVLLLLLGGLQYRLWVGNGSLAQVAELKQQIAEQHAENERLLERNRVLYAEVLELKKGMETVEERARHELGMVKEGETLYQLPQK; translated from the coding sequence ATGCGCAGTCCCTATTGGTTGTTTCTCGTCCTGCTCCTGCTGCTCGGCGGCCTGCAGTACCGCCTTTGGGTGGGTAACGGCAGCCTGGCGCAAGTGGCCGAGCTCAAGCAGCAGATCGCCGAACAGCATGCGGAAAACGAGCGGCTGCTCGAGCGTAATCGCGTGCTGTATGCTGAAGTTCTGGAGTTGAAAAAAGGTATGGAGACCGTGGAAGAGCGGGCTCGTCACGAGCTGGGGATGGTCAAGGAGGGCGAAACCCTCTACCAGTTGCCGCAGAAATGA
- the eno gene encoding phosphopyruvate hydratase: MAKIVDIKGREVLDSRGNPTVEADVLLDNGIIGSACAPSGASTGSREALELRDGDKSRYLGKGVLKAVANINGPIRDLLLGKDPADQKALDRAMIELDGTENKAKLGANAILAVSLAAAKAAAQDQDLPLYAHIANLNGTPGQYSMPVPMMNIINGGEHADNNVDIQEFMVQPVGAKTFSDALRMGTEIFHHLKAVLKARGLNTAVGDEGGFAPNLASNEDALGAIAEAVEKAGYKLGTDVTLALDCAASEFYEDGKYNLSGEGKSFDAEGFADYLKGLTERFPIISIEDGLDESDWAGWKILTDKIGAKVQLVGDDLFVTNTKILKEGIEKGIGNSILIKFNQIGSLTETLEAIQMAKAAGYTAVISHRSGETEDSTIADLAVGTAAGQIKTGSLCRSDRVSKYNQLLRIEEQLGAKAVYRGRAEFRG, encoded by the coding sequence ATGGCAAAAATCGTCGACATCAAAGGTCGTGAAGTTCTCGATTCGCGTGGCAACCCCACCGTGGAAGCCGATGTTCTGCTCGACAACGGCATCATCGGCAGCGCCTGCGCGCCGTCCGGTGCTTCCACCGGCTCGCGTGAAGCGCTGGAGCTGCGTGATGGCGACAAGAGCCGTTACCTGGGCAAGGGCGTGCTGAAGGCTGTCGCCAACATCAACGGCCCGATCCGCGACCTGCTGCTGGGCAAGGACCCGGCCGACCAGAAGGCCCTGGACCGCGCCATGATCGAACTGGACGGTACCGAGAACAAGGCCAAGCTGGGCGCCAACGCCATCCTGGCCGTCTCCCTGGCTGCCGCCAAGGCCGCTGCCCAGGACCAAGACCTGCCGCTGTACGCGCACATCGCCAACCTCAATGGCACCCCAGGCCAGTACTCCATGCCGGTTCCGATGATGAACATCATCAACGGCGGCGAGCACGCCGACAACAACGTCGACATCCAGGAGTTCATGGTTCAGCCGGTCGGCGCCAAGACCTTCTCCGATGCCCTGCGCATGGGTACCGAAATCTTCCATCACCTCAAAGCCGTGCTCAAGGCCCGTGGCCTGAACACCGCCGTGGGTGACGAAGGTGGCTTTGCGCCTAACCTGGCCTCCAACGAAGACGCCCTGGGCGCCATCGCCGAGGCTGTCGAGAAGGCCGGCTACAAGCTGGGCACCGACGTGACCCTGGCCCTGGACTGCGCGGCTTCCGAGTTCTATGAAGACGGCAAGTACAACCTGTCCGGCGAAGGCAAGTCGTTCGACGCCGAAGGCTTTGCCGACTACCTCAAGGGGCTGACCGAGCGCTTCCCGATCATCTCGATCGAAGACGGCCTGGACGAGTCCGACTGGGCTGGCTGGAAGATCCTCACCGACAAGATCGGTGCCAAGGTACAGCTGGTCGGCGACGACCTGTTCGTGACCAACACCAAGATCCTCAAGGAAGGCATCGAGAAGGGCATCGGTAACTCGATCCTGATCAAGTTCAACCAGATCGGCTCGCTGACCGAAACCCTGGAAGCCATCCAGATGGCCAAGGCCGCCGGCTACACCGCGGTGATCTCTCACCGTTCGGGTGAAACCGAGGACTCCACCATCGCCGACCTGGCCGTAGGTACCGCTGCTGGTCAGATCAAGACGGGTTCGCTGTGCCGTTCCGACCGCGTCTCGAAGTACAACCAACTGCTGCGTATCGAAGAGCAACTGGGTGCCAAAGCCGTGTACCGCGGTCGTGCCGAGTTTCGCGGCTGA
- the kdsA gene encoding 3-deoxy-8-phosphooctulonate synthase gives MTQKIIRVGSIEIANDKPFVLFGGMNVLESRDLALKVCEEYVRVTEKLGIPYVFKASFDKANRSSINSYRGPGMEEGLKIFEEIKQTFKVPVITDVHEPYQAEPVAKVCDIIQLPAFLSRQTDLVVAMAKTGAVINIKKAQFLAPQEMKHILTKCEEAGNDQLILCERGSSFGYNNLVVDMLGFGIMKQFEYPVFFDVTHALQMPGGRSDSAGGRRAQVTDLAKAGMSQGLAGLFLEAHPDPDNAKCDGPCALRLDKLEPFLAQLKQLDDLVKSFPTVETA, from the coding sequence ATGACCCAGAAGATCATTCGCGTCGGTAGCATCGAGATCGCCAACGACAAGCCGTTCGTCCTGTTCGGCGGCATGAACGTCCTGGAGTCCCGTGACCTGGCCCTGAAGGTCTGCGAAGAGTACGTGCGGGTCACCGAGAAGCTCGGTATCCCGTACGTGTTCAAGGCCAGCTTCGACAAGGCAAACCGCTCGTCGATCAACTCCTACCGTGGTCCAGGCATGGAAGAAGGGCTCAAGATCTTTGAAGAGATCAAGCAGACCTTCAAGGTGCCGGTGATCACCGACGTGCACGAGCCCTACCAGGCCGAGCCCGTCGCCAAGGTGTGCGACATCATCCAACTGCCGGCCTTCCTGTCGCGTCAGACCGACCTGGTCGTGGCGATGGCCAAGACCGGCGCTGTGATCAACATCAAGAAGGCCCAGTTCCTCGCGCCCCAGGAAATGAAGCACATCCTGACCAAGTGCGAGGAAGCCGGTAACGACCAGTTGATCCTCTGCGAGCGTGGTTCGAGCTTCGGCTACAACAACCTCGTCGTGGACATGCTTGGCTTCGGCATCATGAAGCAGTTCGAGTACCCGGTGTTCTTCGATGTGACCCATGCCCTGCAGATGCCAGGCGGTCGTTCCGACTCCGCCGGCGGTCGCCGTGCCCAGGTCACCGACCTGGCCAAGGCCGGCATGAGCCAAGGCCTGGCCGGGTTGTTCCTGGAAGCCCACCCGGACCCGGACAACGCCAAGTGCGATGGTCCTTGCGCCCTGCGTCTGGACAAGCTGGAGCCGTTCCTGGCCCAGCTCAAGCAACTGGACGATCTGGTGAAAAGTTTTCCGACGGTAGAGACCGCGTAA
- a CDS encoding CTP synthase — protein MTRYIFVTGGVVSSLGKGIASASLAAILEARGLKVTMLKLDPYINVDPGTMSPFQHGEVFVTHDGAETDLDLGHYERFIRTTMTQNNNFTTGRIYEHVLRKERRGDYLGATIQVIPHITDEIKRRIIKGAGDADVALVEIGGTVGDIESQPFLEAIRQLRVEVGSKRAMLMHLTLVPYIATAGETKTKPTQHSVKELRSIGLQPDVLICRSDHPVDASSRRKIALFTNVEERAVISLQDVDTIYKIPGVLHAQGLDDFVVERFGLQCNSADLSEWDQVVDAKLHPEHEVTIAMVGKYMELLDAYKSLIEAMSHAGIKNRTKVNLRYIDSEDIENQGTSLLEGADAILVPGGFGLRGVEGKITAVQYARENKVPYLGICLGMQVAVIEFARNVMGWKDANSTEFDRSSGHPVVGLITEWADATGAVETRSEASDLGGTMRLGAQDCQLAAGSKVHDCYGKDVITERHRHRYEVNNNLLPQLVEAGLVVSGRSEDGALVEVVESKDHPWFVACQFHPEFTSTPRDGHPLFSGFVKAALAQKNKA, from the coding sequence ATGACGCGCTACATATTCGTCACGGGCGGTGTTGTTTCTTCATTGGGGAAAGGCATTGCCTCGGCTTCCTTGGCGGCCATCCTGGAGGCGCGGGGGCTCAAGGTCACCATGCTCAAGCTGGATCCGTACATCAACGTCGACCCCGGCACCATGAGCCCGTTCCAGCATGGTGAAGTGTTCGTCACTCACGATGGCGCCGAGACCGACCTCGATCTGGGGCACTACGAGCGGTTCATCCGCACGACCATGACCCAGAACAACAACTTCACCACCGGCCGCATCTACGAGCACGTGCTGCGCAAGGAGCGCCGTGGTGACTACCTGGGCGCAACCATCCAGGTCATCCCGCACATCACCGACGAGATCAAGCGTCGCATCATCAAGGGCGCTGGCGATGCCGACGTGGCCCTGGTCGAGATCGGCGGTACCGTCGGTGACATCGAGTCGCAGCCGTTCCTCGAGGCGATCCGCCAACTGCGCGTCGAAGTGGGCTCCAAGCGCGCCATGCTGATGCACCTGACCCTGGTCCCGTACATCGCCACTGCCGGCGAGACCAAGACCAAGCCGACCCAGCACTCGGTCAAGGAACTGCGCTCCATCGGCCTGCAGCCAGATGTGCTGATCTGCCGTTCCGACCACCCGGTAGATGCGTCGTCGCGCCGTAAGATCGCCCTGTTCACCAACGTCGAAGAGCGTGCGGTGATTTCCCTGCAGGACGTCGACACCATCTACAAGATCCCAGGTGTATTGCACGCCCAGGGCCTGGACGACTTCGTCGTCGAGCGCTTCGGCCTGCAGTGCAACAGCGCTGACCTGTCCGAGTGGGACCAGGTGGTCGACGCCAAGCTCCACCCTGAGCACGAAGTCACCATCGCCATGGTCGGCAAGTACATGGAACTGCTGGATGCGTACAAGTCGCTGATCGAGGCAATGAGCCACGCCGGCATCAAGAATCGCACCAAGGTCAACCTGCGCTACATCGACTCCGAGGACATCGAGAACCAAGGCACCAGCCTGCTCGAAGGCGCCGATGCCATCCTCGTGCCGGGTGGGTTCGGCCTGCGCGGCGTGGAAGGCAAGATCACCGCTGTCCAGTACGCTCGCGAAAACAAGGTGCCTTACCTGGGCATCTGCCTGGGCATGCAGGTCGCGGTCATCGAGTTCGCACGTAACGTGATGGGCTGGAAAGACGCCAACTCCACCGAGTTCGATCGCAGCAGCGGCCATCCGGTCGTGGGCCTGATCACCGAGTGGGCCGACGCCACTGGTGCGGTCGAGACCCGTTCCGAGGCTTCCGACCTGGGCGGCACCATGCGTCTGGGCGCCCAGGACTGCCAGCTGGCGGCCGGCTCCAAGGTCCACGACTGCTACGGCAAGGACGTGATCACCGAGCGCCACCGTCACCGCTACGAAGTGAACAACAACCTGCTGCCACAGTTGGTCGAGGCCGGCCTGGTGGTTTCCGGTCGCTCCGAAGACGGTGCGCTGGTCGAAGTGGTCGAGTCCAAGGACCACCCATGGTTCGTCGCCTGCCAGTTCCACCCTGAGTTCACCTCGACCCCGCGTGACGGCCACCCGCTGTTCAGTGGTTTCGTCAAGGCGGCCCTGGCCCAGAAGAACAAGGCCTGA
- the tilS gene encoding tRNA lysidine(34) synthetase TilS, protein MINLTPQLSPWLNAPAWHVAFSGGLDSTVLLHLLADYARRHETPPLRAVHIHHGLQAAADDWPQHCQSICDGLGLELQVIHVQVAPGASLEQSARDARYAAFTQILGAGEVLFTGQHREDQAETLLFRLLRGAGLRGLAAMPRMRPLGQGWLARPLLTVGRAQLLAQASAHGLRWIEDPSNADTTYARNYLRGEVFPVLNQRWPQAVGNLARSAGHLSEALGLLDELAADDLAGAAQGAPFAWLGLDSLDLAALEALSPARQRNALQYWLSSRTRLPDARHWAGWDSLRDAAIDAQPVWQLGDGMLQRSHGRIWWLTGPWLTPVEGGLNWADPEEPLTLPGNGCVSLQGDCPPGEVQVRYRVGGEVLEVPGRGRRDLKRLLNELQVPHFVRSRLPLLCQGERLLAVANLPLAGQGGIQLHWRAPTSVQGLS, encoded by the coding sequence ATGATCAACCTCACCCCCCAGCTTTCCCCCTGGCTCAATGCCCCCGCCTGGCACGTCGCTTTCTCCGGCGGCCTCGACTCCACCGTCCTCCTGCACCTGCTGGCCGATTACGCTCGTCGTCATGAGACCCCGCCATTGCGCGCCGTGCACATTCACCATGGCCTGCAAGCGGCTGCGGATGATTGGCCGCAACATTGCCAGTCGATCTGCGATGGGCTGGGTCTTGAACTCCAGGTCATCCATGTTCAGGTCGCGCCTGGTGCAAGCTTGGAACAGTCGGCCCGCGATGCCCGCTACGCGGCGTTCACGCAGATACTCGGGGCCGGGGAGGTGCTGTTCACGGGGCAACACCGGGAGGACCAGGCCGAAACATTGCTCTTTCGCCTGTTGCGCGGCGCCGGCTTGCGTGGGTTGGCGGCCATGCCGAGGATGCGGCCCTTGGGGCAAGGGTGGCTGGCTCGGCCTTTGCTGACGGTCGGTCGGGCGCAGTTGCTCGCGCAGGCCAGTGCCCATGGGCTTCGCTGGATCGAGGATCCGTCCAACGCCGATACCACCTATGCCCGAAACTACCTGCGTGGCGAGGTGTTTCCAGTGCTGAATCAGCGTTGGCCCCAGGCTGTGGGCAACCTGGCGCGCAGTGCCGGGCATCTGAGTGAGGCGCTGGGCCTGCTGGATGAGCTGGCGGCAGATGACTTGGCGGGTGCAGCCCAAGGGGCGCCGTTTGCCTGGCTCGGGCTGGACTCTCTCGACCTGGCCGCGCTTGAGGCGTTGTCGCCAGCGCGTCAGCGAAATGCCCTGCAGTATTGGTTGAGCAGTCGGACCCGGTTACCCGATGCCCGTCACTGGGCTGGCTGGGACAGCCTGCGTGACGCAGCCATCGATGCCCAGCCTGTGTGGCAACTGGGCGATGGCATGCTGCAGCGCAGCCATGGGCGCATCTGGTGGTTGACTGGTCCATGGCTGACGCCGGTCGAAGGGGGGCTGAACTGGGCGGACCCAGAGGAGCCTTTGACGCTGCCGGGCAATGGTTGCGTGTCCTTGCAGGGGGATTGTCCGCCAGGTGAGGTGCAGGTGCGCTACCGCGTGGGCGGCGAGGTGCTCGAGGTGCCAGGACGAGGCCGTCGTGACCTCAAGCGCCTGCTCAACGAGCTGCAGGTCCCGCATTTTGTACGCTCGCGTCTGCCGTTGCTGTGCCAGGGCGAGCGCCTGCTGGCGGTGGCCAACCTGCCCCTGGCAGGGCAGGGCGGTATCCAGTTGCACTGGCGGGCGCCGACGAGCGTGCAAGGTTTGAGCTGA
- a CDS encoding acetyl-CoA carboxylase carboxyltransferase subunit alpha: MNPNFLDFEQPIADLQAKIEGLRLVGNDNSLNISDEIARLQDKSNTLTESIFGNLTSWQIARLARHPRRPYTLDYIDHIFTEFEELHGDRHFADDAAIVGGTARLDGKPVMVIGHQKGREVREKVRRNFGMPRPEGYRKACRLMEMAERFKMPILTFIDTPGAYPGIDAEERNQSEAIAWNLRVMARLKTPIIATVIGEGGSGGALAIGVCDQLNMLQYSTYSVISPEGCASILWKTADKAADAAEAMGITAERLKSLNIVDKVIGEPLGGAHRDPAKMSESIRADLVEQLEMLGKFDSDALLARRYDRLMSYGV, encoded by the coding sequence ATGAACCCGAATTTCCTCGATTTCGAACAGCCGATTGCCGACCTGCAAGCCAAGATCGAAGGGCTGCGCCTGGTGGGCAACGACAATTCGCTGAACATCAGCGATGAAATTGCCCGTCTGCAAGACAAGAGCAATACCCTGACCGAAAGCATCTTCGGCAACCTGACCAGCTGGCAGATCGCCCGCCTTGCCCGTCATCCTCGTCGTCCCTATACCCTGGACTACATCGACCACATCTTCACCGAGTTCGAAGAGTTGCACGGTGACCGTCACTTCGCTGACGACGCCGCGATCGTCGGCGGTACCGCGCGTCTGGACGGCAAGCCTGTGATGGTCATCGGTCACCAGAAAGGCCGTGAAGTGCGCGAGAAAGTCCGTCGCAACTTCGGCATGCCGCGTCCGGAAGGCTACCGCAAGGCCTGCCGCCTGATGGAAATGGCCGAGCGCTTCAAGATGCCGATCCTGACCTTCATCGACACCCCGGGTGCCTACCCTGGGATCGACGCCGAAGAGCGCAACCAGAGCGAGGCCATCGCCTGGAACCTGCGTGTGATGGCACGCCTGAAAACCCCGATCATCGCCACGGTCATCGGTGAGGGTGGTTCCGGTGGTGCGCTGGCCATCGGTGTGTGCGACCAACTGAACATGCTGCAGTATTCCACCTACTCGGTGATCTCGCCGGAAGGCTGCGCCTCGATCCTCTGGAAAACCGCCGACAAGGCTGCCGATGCTGCCGAGGCCATGGGCATCACCGCTGAGCGCCTGAAGAGCCTGAACATCGTCGATAAAGTCATCGGCGAGCCTCTGGGCGGCGCCCACCGTGACCCTGCAAAGATGTCCGAAAGCATTCGCGCCGATTTGGTCGAGCAGCTGGAGATGCTGGGCAAGTTCGACAGCGATGCGCTGCTGGCCCGTCGTTACGACCGCCTGATGAGCTACGGCGTCTGA